The sequence TGTCCCGGACGGCCCGGACCGGTGCCCGGCCACGCCATCCGGCATGAGCGTGGATGAGCATGGCTGTCAGGCCGACCAGGCGAGTTCTTCGAGTTCCGCCCCCGCAGCGGCGGCCAGCTCGCCCGACAACCAGACGGACGAAGGGCCTGGTGATTCTGTGGCCGATTTTGGTCCGACTTCAGACAGTCCGCCGCCGGCGGTACTGCCAATGAAGATTGACGGCTACCTGCGCAACTCAAGCAACATCCCGAGCGAAGCGATGCACAGGCTCGCCGATACGGTGGATGTTGTGACGCGGCGTCTTGAACGTGAGCCCGAGCTCAGCATCACCGTGACTGGATACGCGGATGCTCGTGATGAAGCGTCACTGGTGCACGCCCTGTCCGAAAATCGGGCAGCCCTGCTGCGCGCCGCACTCGGTGCCAAAGGTGTTCCGATGTCCCGCATCTATGCGGTCAGCGGAGGCGCATCGACCCAGGGCGCCAGTGCGCTGATCGAGTGGACGCAGCGCTAGAACGTCCGCTTCAGTTCCGCGATCTGTTCATGCTGGGTGGCGATCGGCGGGGGTTCTGAGCGGGGCAACCATCCAACGAGATTTGAGCGGACCAGTGCCTGTAGAGCGTCGGCATGCCCGGGTGTATCGTTCAGCGCGGGGATATAGCGTAGTTCGCGTCCGCCGGCGGCCAGGAAATCGTCTCGATTTCGAATGGCGATCTCTTCCAGCGTTTCCAGGCAATCCACCGCGAATCCGGGGCACAGCACATCAACCGAGGAGACGCCTTGAGCACCCAGGGCCTTCAGCGTCACATCGGTATAGGGCTCCAGCCAGGGGGTACGACCGAAACGGCTCTGGAATGTGATCACGACGCGATCCCGCGCGCAGCCGAGGTCGGCGATCAGCAAACGCGCGGTTTTCTGGCATTGGCAGTAATACGGGTCGCCGTTGGTGACGTAGTGCTTGGGGATGCCATGAAACGACAGCATCAGGCGCTCGGCCTGACCTTTGGTCTCCCAGTGTTCGCGCACGCTGTTCGCAAGCGCAGCGATGTAGCCCGGATCGTCATGGTATTGGTGGATCGAACGCAGTTCCGGCATCCAGCGTCGCTGCATCAGTGACGCGAATACGGCATCCATGACCGCTGCGGTCGTGGACCCGGAATATTGCGGATACAGCGGCAATACGAGGATGCGCCGTACGTTTTCGCGCTCGAATCGATCCATCGCCGCCGCGATGGACGGCTGGCCGTAACGCATCGCCAGAGCGGTTACCACCGATGTTCCGAGTTCGGCGCTAAGGCGATCCGCAAGTGCACCAGTGAGTTGTTGCGAGCCGACGAGCAGGGGAGATCCGCCGGCCTGCCAGACAGCGGCGTAAGCGTGAGCGACCCGCTTGGGCCGAAACGGCAGCACGAAGCCGTACAGGATCGGCAGCCAGATCGCACGGGGAATTTCGACGACGCGCGGGTCGCTCAGAAATTCGGCGAGGTAGCGCCGAACGGCTTGCGGCGTCGGGCTGTCCGGCGTGCCGAGGTTGACCAGCAAAACCCCCAGCTTGGACGTCGTCGTGTGCGCGAGCGGTTCTTTGGGGTTCATCCCGAGTGCATCATTTGTCTTGGCCGAGGGTGCCGAGTTTGAGGCGCCGGAAATAATCCTTGTAGGCGCCCATCGCCTTGCCGCCGAGCAGCACCATGGTCGGCAGGTTGACGGCGAGCATGAAGCCCAGCGCGATGGTACTGAGCGTATCGAGTTGCGTATCGGTTTTGATGAAGCCCAGGCAGGTCACGAATACCAGCACGCACCACAGCAGTCGGTAGGGCGTGACCGCGCGTTCGCCGAGCAGGTAGACCACGCCCTGTTCGGCGTAGTAGCTCCAGGTGATGATCGTGGACAGTGCGAAGAACCACACGGTCAGGGTCACCATCCAGCGCCCCAGCCCGGGAAAGGCGCTGTCGAATGCCTTGGCGGTCAGGGTGGCGCCGGGGTAGTACGAAAACAGTCCACGTTCGGCAAAGACCGGTGCGCTTTCCGATTCCAATGCCCGCCATCGAACCTCCGGCCCGTCGTTCCCGGGCACGACATCGCCGAACAGCGATGCGCGCTTCTGTTCCACCTCGACCACAACGAACACCTGATCGCCCACCGTCCACTCACCGTTCTGCGGCGGCGTGGTGATGCTGGGCACCCATGTGCCAGGCGAGGATTCGACGATTGTGGGCTGTGCCATCCATTCGGCCGTGGCCGCTCGGGACCAAACGCCGCTGGACAGAATCACCAGCGCGGTGATGGTGCACACCACGATGGTATCGATGAAGGGTTCCAGACCGGCGACCACGCCTTCGGTGACCGGCTCGGAGGTCTTGACTGCCGAATGCGCGATCGGCGCGGAGCCCAGCCCGGCTTCCGAGGAAAACAGCGCACGCTTCATGCCGAAGATGAAGGTGGTGCCGAAGGCGGCGCCGGTAAACGCCCCGACGCCTTCCGCCGGTGAGAAAGCCGAAACGAAAATCAGGTGGAACATCGCCGGAAGTTGCTCGGCGTTGGCCACCAGAACCGCAAGCCCGCTGATTACATAAAGCGCGCACATGATCGGCACCACGGTACCGGCGATTGCGCCGATGCGGCGAATGCCGCCGAGAATGACCGCGCCCACCAATATCGCCAGCACCAGTCCGGTGATCCAGGTCGGAACACCGAAGTAGAGCCGGCTCAGTTCAGCCACGTTCCAGGCCTGAAACATATTGCCACCGGTTACCCCGAACACGATCAGCGGAATCGTGAACAGCAGCCCCATGACGACGCCGAATCCTGCCAGTTTCGGCGACAGTGCGGCGAAACCCTTTTTGCACACCCACATGGTTCCGCCGTGGGGCTCATCGGGATTGCTCATGTCGCGGTACAACAAGGCCAGCGTGACCTCGGTGCTCTTGATCGCCATGCCGACCAGACCCACCACCCACATCCAGAATACTGCGCCCGGCCCCCCCAGGCTGACCGCGATGGCCACGCCTCCGATATTGCCGAGACCGACCGTGGCCGACAGCGCGGCCGACAAGGCCTGGAAATGCGTAAGGACGCCGTTACCCTCACCGGCGATTCCGGGCACCTTGCCGCGAATCAAGGCGATTCCGTGCGTCAGCGAACGATACTGGCTGAAGCCGCTCCAGATCGTGAACAACACGCCCACGCCGAGCAGGCAAAGCAGCACCGGCACGGAGAGCATGACGCCATTGATTGCGCCCAGTACCTCGAAAAATCCTTGCATCGTTTATCCCTTGAGGGCGGAAATCAGAATCCACGCAATCGCGATCGGTGCCACGAATCGCAATATGAATAACCAAGCGCCGGCCCAAGGCTGCGATAGTTCGCCCTCGTTGGACAGAGCGCGCAAGGCCGGTTTCGCCCAGAACCAGCCGACGAACAGGGCCGTGAACAGCCCGCCTGTCGGTAGCAACACGCTGTTCGACAGGAAATCCACCAGATCGAACCAGTTCTTACCGAATACGGTGACATCCGACATTACGCCGAATGACAGCGAGGCCGGAATCCCGAGCAGGAAGCAGACCGCCGAGGCGACGACGACGACCAGCCGGCGGCTCAAGCCATGCTCATCCACGAAGTAGGCCACCAATGGTTCCAGGATCGATACGGCTGAGGTCAGCGCGGCGATGGCGAGCAGTGAAAAGAACAGCACGCCAAAGAAATTGCCGAACGGCATCGCGGCAAACACGGCGGGTAGCGTGATGAACGTCAGGCCGGGGCCGGCCGAGGGGGAAAGCCCTGCCGCGAAGACTGCGGGGATCACCATCAGACCCGAGAGAATGGCCACGGCCGAATCGAGCAGCCCGACCGTCAATGCAGCCGACGGCAGATTTTCCTTGGCGGACAGGTAGGAACCGTACGTCAGCATCGTGCCCATCCCGATCGACAGCGAGAAAAAGGCCTGCGAGATCGCCGCGAAGAAGGTATCGGCGGTGACCGCGCTCCAGTTCGGCTTGAGATAGAAGATAAGGCCATCGGTGGCGCCGGGCAGCGTGACCGAGCGGACCACCAGCACCAGCAGCAAGGCAAACAAGGCCGGCATCAAGACCTTGTTGGCCCGCTCGATGCCGGCATTGATGCCACCGATGACCACGATGCCGGTGATCAGCATGAAGCCGCCGGCGTACACGATGGGTTGCACCGGGTCGGCAACGAAACCGCCGAACAGGTCGGTCAGCGCCGCCGAGTCGGTCGTATCCAGCGCACCCTGCGCCATGTGCACGATATAGGCGAGCGTCCAGCCCGCCACCACAATGTAGAACGAGAGGATCACGAAGCCGGTCAGGACACCGAGGTAGCCCACCAGCGGCCAGGCGCGTCCGCCGAGGAGCTTGAATGCACCGACGGGATTGCGTTGTGCTGAGCGTCCGACCAACATTTCCGCCACGACCAGCGAGATGCCGAAGGCCAGAATGATTCCGAGATAGATCAGCAAAAAGGCGCCGCCGCCATTTTGGCCGGTGGTGTACGGAAAGCGCCAGATGTTGCCAAGTCCGACGGCCGAACCGGCCGCCGCCATGATGAACCCGAAACGACTTCCCCAGTGTTCGCGACTGTTCATTGCAATTGTGATCCCCGTAAATGGATCAGCCGCCGGTAGTTCTCACTCCGACGGCTGTACGGACTACTTCCAAATGGTCCGTCTTCAATAGACTGTTTGTAGCAGGTTTGATGCCTGACCTACGAACGACCGCGTACCGTTCACCGTTCCACGATCGCGACGACACCTACGCCGCCGGCCGCGCAGATTGAAATCAGCCCGCGCCCCTTGCCGGCCTGCGACAGGATCTTTGCCAGATTGGCCACGATCCGTCCTCCGGTCGCTGCGAACGGGTGGCCGGTCGCAAGCGAACCGCCCTTCACATTGAGCTTGCTGCGATCGATCGCTCCAAGCGGCTTGTCGAGGCCGAGCTTTTCCTTGCAGTAAACCGGATCCTGCCAGGCCTTGAGCGTGCACAGCACCTGCGCGGCAAAGGCTTCGTGGATTTCGTAGTAGTCGAAGTCCTGCAGGCTCAGGCCGGCGCGTTCGAGCATGCGCGGAACCGCGTAGGCCGGCGCCATCAGCAGACCTTCCTTCTTCTGAACGTAGTCCACGGCCGCGGTTTCACAGTACGTCAGATAGGCTAGCGGCTCGATGCCGCGCGATTTCGCCCATTCCTCACTCGAAAGCAGCACGGTGGACGCACCGTCGGTGAGCGGCGTGGAGTTGCCTGCCGTCAACGTCCCGTTCTGCCGGTCGAAGGCCGGCTTGAGCGAAGCGAGTTTCTCCAGCGAGATGTCCGCGCGCAGATTGTTGTCGCGCTTGACGCCGGCGAACTCCACCAACAGATCATCGTAGAAGCCCTCGACATAGGCCTGGGCGGCCTTGTGATGGGACTCGTAGGCCAGCTGATCCTGCTCGTCGCGCGGAATGTTCCATTCCTTCGCCATCACTTCACAGTGCTCGCCCATGCTCATCCGGGTGCGGGGCTCCAGCACGGACGGAACCGCGGGCGCCAGCATCGATGGCCGGATACGTGCCAGAACCTTGAGCCTTTGGCCGGTGGTCTTGGCGCGATTCGCGTCCAGCAGAATCTTGCGCAGTTTGTCGTTGACGGCGATCGGCGCATCGGAAGTCGTATCCACGCCGCCGGCGATGCCGACCTCGATCTGGCCCAGAGCGATCTTGTTGCCCACCAGAATCGCGGCTTCCAGGCCGGTGCCACAGGCCTGCTGCACGTCATACGCCGGGGTTTCGGGAGCCAGGCCGGAGGACATCACGCATTCCCGGGTAAGGTTGAAATCGCGTGAGTGCTTGAGCACCGCACCGGCGGCGACTTCGCCCAGGCGATCTCCGTGCAGTTGGAACTTGTCGACCAGGCCACGCATCGATGCCGTCAGCATGTCCTGATTCGACTTGTGGGAGTACGCCGTGTTCGATCGGCAGAACGGAATGCGCGTGCCGCCCAGAATCGCAATCTTGCGGATTTCAGTCATTTAGCAGAGTCCTTGAAAGGCGTTAAATTTAGGTTTGCCTATGTTAGCCCGCATTGACGCTGCGCTGGGACGGGGCACGTTCGCCTTTAGCCCGAGGCTCGCGCATGTCCGTCTTCCGGGTCAGGTACGTCGTCCGCACGACTCTGGGGCGCCGACGCCCGCACTTGAACCGGGGGGGCGCCATCCTATGGATGCCGGGAGGTTCGGGAAGGCGTGCGAGCCGCGGCATTTGCAAAGGCCCAAAAAAAAGCCCCGCCAAGCTGGCGGGGCTCATTGAGATGCCGCGAAGCGCGATCAGTTCTCGCCGGCCAGCCTCAGTTCGACGCGACGGTTCATCGCACGACCGTCTTCGGTTTCATTGTCGGCAAGCGGCTCACCTTCTCCGTAACCGTTAGAAGTCAGACGATCGGCGGCGATGCCCGCGCTGATCAGGTATGCACGGACCGACTCAGCGCGTTGCTGGGACAGCTCCATGTTGTAGGCCTCGGTGCCTTGCGCGTCAGTGTGTCCGGCGATCTCTACCGTCATCGACTGCGTGTACTGCGCAACCTGTTCGACGATGGCGTCGAGAATGCGCTTGGAGTTGATGTCCAGCTTCGCGGAAGCGAGTTCGAAGTTGACGCCGTCCAGCGACATGACCTGCGGCAGGGCGCAGCCCGAGACATCGACTTCGAGGTCGGCCGGCGTGCTGGGGCAGCGATCGTACTGGTCCGGGACACCGTCTTCGTCACCATCCGGCAGCGGCTCGGGCTCGGGTGCCGGCTCCACCTCAACCACGCGTACTTCCTGGACGACTTCCTTGACCTCCGGCATCGGGGACGCTGCGCGGTGCAATGGAATTTCGACACCCAGGCCGAACTTGATATCGTTCACACCGCCATCAAATGCATCGAACATATACCTTGCGTCCGCACGAACGCGCAGCCCAAATGGCCCGATTCCCTTGGACGCTAAGCCAAGTCCGATGTTCGCGATCGGTTCGAGTTCGTCTTCATCTCCCGGTGCAACGTCGTTATACGCGAGGCCACCGCCGGCCAGAAGGAATGGTGTGAGATATGGAATAGTGGAGAGCGAATAACGAACGTCGACCGCGAGCCCATGACGGTCGAA is a genomic window of Gammaproteobacteria bacterium containing:
- a CDS encoding thrombospondin type 3 repeat-containing protein, giving the protein MRLCGPVLLLGLLFNGTVHAEVCVDGDVDGVCDDLDDCPYTELSAFVGANGCALDGDADGDGIADQSDRCPYSPQAAIVNAQGCAADSDRDGVPDGPDRCPATPSGMSVDEHGCQADQASSSSSAPAAAASSPDNQTDEGPGDSVADFGPTSDSPPPAVLPMKIDGYLRNSSNIPSEAMHRLADTVDVVTRRLEREPELSITVTGYADARDEASLVHALSENRAALLRAALGAKGVPMSRIYAVSGGASTQGASALIEWTQR
- the hemH gene encoding ferrochelatase, with product MNPKEPLAHTTTSKLGVLLVNLGTPDSPTPQAVRRYLAEFLSDPRVVEIPRAIWLPILYGFVLPFRPKRVAHAYAAVWQAGGSPLLVGSQQLTGALADRLSAELGTSVVTALAMRYGQPSIAAAMDRFERENVRRILVLPLYPQYSGSTTAAVMDAVFASLMQRRWMPELRSIHQYHDDPGYIAALANSVREHWETKGQAERLMLSFHGIPKHYVTNGDPYYCQCQKTARLLIADLGCARDRVVITFQSRFGRTPWLEPYTDVTLKALGAQGVSSVDVLCPGFAVDCLETLEEIAIRNRDDFLAAGGRELRYIPALNDTPGHADALQALVRSNLVGWLPRSEPPPIATQHEQIAELKRTF
- a CDS encoding alanine:cation symporter family protein encodes the protein MQGFFEVLGAINGVMLSVPVLLCLLGVGVLFTIWSGFSQYRSLTHGIALIRGKVPGIAGEGNGVLTHFQALSAALSATVGLGNIGGVAIAVSLGGPGAVFWMWVVGLVGMAIKSTEVTLALLYRDMSNPDEPHGGTMWVCKKGFAALSPKLAGFGVVMGLLFTIPLIVFGVTGGNMFQAWNVAELSRLYFGVPTWITGLVLAILVGAVILGGIRRIGAIAGTVVPIMCALYVISGLAVLVANAEQLPAMFHLIFVSAFSPAEGVGAFTGAAFGTTFIFGMKRALFSSEAGLGSAPIAHSAVKTSEPVTEGVVAGLEPFIDTIVVCTITALVILSSGVWSRAATAEWMAQPTIVESSPGTWVPSITTPPQNGEWTVGDQVFVVVEVEQKRASLFGDVVPGNDGPEVRWRALESESAPVFAERGLFSYYPGATLTAKAFDSAFPGLGRWMVTLTVWFFALSTIITWSYYAEQGVVYLLGERAVTPYRLLWCVLVFVTCLGFIKTDTQLDTLSTIALGFMLAVNLPTMVLLGGKAMGAYKDYFRRLKLGTLGQDK
- a CDS encoding sodium-dependent transporter, yielding MNSREHWGSRFGFIMAAAGSAVGLGNIWRFPYTTGQNGGGAFLLIYLGIILAFGISLVVAEMLVGRSAQRNPVGAFKLLGGRAWPLVGYLGVLTGFVILSFYIVVAGWTLAYIVHMAQGALDTTDSAALTDLFGGFVADPVQPIVYAGGFMLITGIVVIGGINAGIERANKVLMPALFALLLVLVVRSVTLPGATDGLIFYLKPNWSAVTADTFFAAISQAFFSLSIGMGTMLTYGSYLSAKENLPSAALTVGLLDSAVAILSGLMVIPAVFAAGLSPSAGPGLTFITLPAVFAAMPFGNFFGVLFFSLLAIAALTSAVSILEPLVAYFVDEHGLSRRLVVVVASAVCFLLGIPASLSFGVMSDVTVFGKNWFDLVDFLSNSVLLPTGGLFTALFVGWFWAKPALRALSNEGELSQPWAGAWLFILRFVAPIAIAWILISALKG
- a CDS encoding acetyl-CoA C-acetyltransferase; its protein translation is MTEIRKIAILGGTRIPFCRSNTAYSHKSNQDMLTASMRGLVDKFQLHGDRLGEVAAGAVLKHSRDFNLTRECVMSSGLAPETPAYDVQQACGTGLEAAILVGNKIALGQIEVGIAGGVDTTSDAPIAVNDKLRKILLDANRAKTTGQRLKVLARIRPSMLAPAVPSVLEPRTRMSMGEHCEVMAKEWNIPRDEQDQLAYESHHKAAQAYVEGFYDDLLVEFAGVKRDNNLRADISLEKLASLKPAFDRQNGTLTAGNSTPLTDGASTVLLSSEEWAKSRGIEPLAYLTYCETAAVDYVQKKEGLLMAPAYAVPRMLERAGLSLQDFDYYEIHEAFAAQVLCTLKAWQDPVYCKEKLGLDKPLGAIDRSKLNVKGGSLATGHPFAATGGRIVANLAKILSQAGKGRGLISICAAGGVGVVAIVER
- a CDS encoding OmpA family protein, with protein sequence MKGFLPKLGISVLLAALAPSIGWAQDDAAESESYIGILGNYVDPDSKRGVSSGEGVEAIYGWSLMPGWGFEARGFTERLRTEADGFEYFDRHGLAVDVRYSLSTIPYLTPFLLAGGGLAYNDVAPGDEDELEPIANIGLGLASKGIGPFGLRVRADARYMFDAFDGGVNDIKFGLGVEIPLHRAASPMPEVKEVVQEVRVVEVEPAPEPEPLPDGDEDGVPDQYDRCPSTPADLEVDVSGCALPQVMSLDGVNFELASAKLDINSKRILDAIVEQVAQYTQSMTVEIAGHTDAQGTEAYNMELSQQRAESVRAYLISAGIAADRLTSNGYGEGEPLADNETEDGRAMNRRVELRLAGEN